The following coding sequences lie in one Candidatus Edwardsbacteria bacterium RifOxyA12_full_54_48 genomic window:
- a CDS encoding HPr(Ser) kinase/phosphatase, producing MKAVLVKELLADRQEALHLEVLTGDSGLDRKIIIADTNRPGLAFTGYMGYFLWERVQIIGITETGYLETLPSDKRIEAIKRVTSFELPCIVVTKKLGVHPELLSEAKARNIPVLRTDIDTTEFIHRLSSYIDNMLAPTTTMHGTLVDVYGVGLLYTGDSGIGKSECALDLIERGHRLVADDVVTIKKRGERVLMGYGNQMLQHHMEIRGIGIVDLTTLFGIRSVRMRKRIEVEVRLKRWSDDEDYERLGLEEKPTTILGVEIPLITVPVVSGKNISVISEVLAMNHLLKLCGYSSAEEFNNRLLDSMQKKFESARFVEDDLE from the coding sequence ATGAAAGCGGTATTGGTAAAGGAGCTGCTGGCCGACCGCCAGGAGGCCCTGCATTTGGAGGTCCTGACCGGGGATAGCGGCCTGGACCGGAAGATAATCATCGCCGACACCAACCGGCCCGGCCTGGCCTTTACCGGCTATATGGGCTATTTCCTGTGGGAGAGGGTGCAGATAATCGGCATCACCGAGACCGGCTACCTGGAGACCCTGCCGTCGGATAAACGGATCGAGGCCATCAAGCGGGTCACCTCTTTCGAGCTGCCCTGCATCGTGGTCACCAAGAAGCTGGGGGTGCACCCCGAGCTGCTGTCCGAGGCCAAGGCCAGGAATATTCCGGTGTTGAGGACCGATATCGACACCACCGAGTTCATTCACCGGCTGTCGTCCTACATCGACAACATGCTGGCGCCCACCACCACCATGCACGGCACCCTGGTGGATGTCTACGGGGTGGGCCTTTTGTACACCGGCGACTCCGGCATCGGCAAGAGCGAATGCGCCCTGGACCTGATCGAGCGGGGACACCGGCTGGTGGCCGACGATGTGGTCACCATCAAGAAGCGGGGGGAGAGGGTGCTGATGGGCTACGGCAACCAGATGCTGCAGCATCATATGGAGATCCGGGGGATCGGGATAGTGGACCTGACCACCCTGTTCGGCATCCGTTCGGTGCGGATGCGCAAAAGGATAGAGGTGGAGGTCCGGCTCAAGCGCTGGTCGGACGACGAGGATTACGAAAGGCTGGGGCTGGAGGAGAAGCCCACCACCATCCTGGGGGTGGAGATCCCCTTGATCACCGTTCCGGTGGTGTCGGGCAAGAACATCAGCGTGATCTCCGAAGTGCTGGCCATGAACCATCTGCTGAAACTGTGCGGATACAGCAGCGCCGAGGAGTTCAACAACCGGCTGCTGGATTCCATGCAAAAGAAGTTCGAGTCGGCCCGGTTCGTGGAGGACGATCTGGAGTGA
- a CDS encoding ribosomal subunit interface protein has product MDLNITTRHFDGLSDSLRSDIETRMVKLEKFFDRIVEAKVILSEEKNRQIAEVSIHLPGGVRLLAKEEAGDMWAAAELAIKKIEIQVKKVKDRKKDRQRTTLRKSL; this is encoded by the coding sequence ATGGATCTGAACATCACCACCAGGCATTTCGACGGGCTGAGCGATTCGCTGCGGTCGGATATCGAAACCAGGATGGTCAAGCTGGAAAAATTCTTCGACCGCATCGTGGAGGCCAAAGTGATCTTAAGCGAGGAGAAGAACCGGCAGATCGCCGAGGTCTCAATCCATCTGCCGGGCGGGGTCCGGTTGCTGGCCAAGGAGGAGGCCGGGGACATGTGGGCCGCGGCGGAGCTGGCCATCAAGAAGATAGAGATCCAGGTCAAGAAGGTCAAGGACCGGAAAAAGGACCGCCAGCGAACCACCCTCAGGAAATCGCTATAA
- a CDS encoding lipoyl synthase yields the protein MSITESKTIKSGPGRLPGHFKQRVVRSPKVEEVAGTLSRLGLHSVCEEARCPNRNHCYSEGTATFLIMGGSCTRSCGFCAVSKSAPQGLDPEEPRAVARAAAELKLKYAVVTSVTRDDLEDGGAGHFVAVIENIRLLDPPVLIEVLTPDFRGRPESIDAVIAAGPDIFNHNLETIARLYPLVRPQADYKRSLGLITRVKKNGLTTKSGLMAGLGESLAEIKAAMSHLADAGCDIITIGQYLAPSALHYPVARYWEPEEFEECRAYGQDLLGLKAVVAGPLVRSSYYAHQTYQTINH from the coding sequence ATGAGCATTACGGAAAGCAAAACAATAAAATCCGGTCCGGGGCGGCTGCCCGGCCATTTCAAACAGCGGGTCGTCAGGTCCCCCAAGGTGGAGGAGGTGGCCGGCACCTTGAGCCGCTTAGGCCTGCATTCGGTCTGCGAGGAGGCCCGGTGCCCCAACCGCAACCATTGCTATTCCGAGGGCACGGCCACCTTTCTGATAATGGGAGGCAGCTGCACCAGATCCTGCGGGTTCTGCGCCGTCAGCAAGAGCGCTCCCCAAGGGCTGGATCCCGAGGAACCGCGGGCGGTGGCCCGGGCGGCAGCCGAACTCAAACTGAAATATGCGGTGGTGACCTCGGTCACCCGCGATGATCTGGAGGACGGCGGGGCCGGCCATTTCGTGGCGGTCATCGAGAATATCCGGCTGCTGGATCCCCCGGTCCTGATAGAAGTGCTGACCCCGGATTTTAGGGGCCGTCCGGAATCGATCGATGCGGTGATCGCCGCCGGGCCGGATATCTTCAACCATAACCTGGAGACCATCGCCCGGCTGTATCCCCTGGTGCGCCCCCAGGCCGATTATAAAAGATCACTGGGACTGATAACCAGGGTCAAGAAAAACGGCCTGACCACCAAGTCCGGGCTGATGGCCGGGCTGGGAGAATCGCTGGCCGAGATAAAGGCCGCCATGTCCCATCTGGCCGATGCCGGCTGCGACATCATTACCATCGGGCAGTACCTGGCGCCATCGGCCCTGCATTATCCGGTGGCCCGGTATTGGGAGCCGGAGGAATTCGAGGAATGCCGGGCCTACGGCCAGGATCTGCTGGGCCTCAAAGCGGTGGTGGCCGGACCCCTGGTAAGAAGCTCTTATTACGCCCACCAAACATACCAGACCATAAACCATTAA
- a CDS encoding RNA polymerase sigma-54 factor encodes MSPTKMGLRQELRQVLAPEMLQLLKLLQLPTLELQQLVRQELEINPLLEEILEEPSSDMQKETEEREEHNEPSPELDRIDWRDYMQEGVDDRYLKNLEPTEEPEGPIIAQKDTFQDYLLFQLRTSAADPQATAIGEYLIGNLSDDGYLTTTLEEVAQALDQDIGAVERALAEVQKLDPPGVCCRDLRECLLIQLGILGQEESLAARIVSGHLDDLVHQRYPVIARALGVLESQVLQARELISSLSPKPGASFTSDQSQYVYPDLVIEKRDGEYLVRTNDQAVPRVRLTTGYRQILSQSRKSSPQDREYVVKRLEAARFIVRMIEQRRRTMSRIMQAIIQRQTEFLDKGIRYLKPLTMKLIAQDIEMHESTVSRAVHNKYVITPNGMLPVKYFFGVGLKSDSGEDSAKSIKDTIAEMIRQEISQKPLSDQEIADKLSRQGITIARRTVAKYREELKILPTKYRREKR; translated from the coding sequence ATGAGTCCCACTAAGATGGGATTAAGGCAGGAACTGCGACAGGTGCTGGCTCCGGAGATGCTGCAACTGCTGAAACTGCTGCAGCTGCCGACCCTGGAACTGCAGCAGCTGGTGCGCCAGGAGCTGGAGATCAATCCCCTGCTGGAGGAGATCCTGGAGGAGCCCTCCAGCGATATGCAGAAGGAGACGGAGGAACGGGAGGAGCACAACGAGCCGTCCCCGGAGCTGGACCGCATCGACTGGCGGGATTACATGCAGGAGGGGGTGGACGACCGGTACCTGAAGAACCTGGAGCCCACCGAGGAGCCCGAGGGCCCCATCATCGCCCAGAAGGACACCTTTCAGGATTATCTGCTGTTCCAGTTGAGGACCTCGGCGGCCGATCCCCAGGCCACCGCCATCGGAGAGTACCTGATCGGCAACCTAAGCGACGACGGATACCTGACCACCACCCTGGAGGAGGTGGCCCAGGCCCTGGACCAGGATATAGGCGCGGTGGAGCGAGCCCTGGCCGAGGTCCAGAAGCTGGACCCGCCGGGGGTGTGCTGCCGGGATCTGCGGGAATGCCTGCTGATCCAGCTGGGGATACTGGGGCAGGAGGAGAGCCTGGCGGCCAGGATCGTGTCCGGCCACCTGGACGACCTGGTGCACCAGCGATACCCGGTCATCGCCCGGGCTTTGGGCGTCCTGGAATCCCAGGTGCTGCAGGCCCGGGAGCTGATCTCTTCGCTGTCGCCCAAGCCGGGGGCCAGTTTCACCAGCGACCAGTCGCAGTATGTCTACCCCGACCTGGTGATAGAGAAAAGGGACGGGGAATACCTGGTCAGAACCAACGACCAGGCGGTGCCGCGGGTCAGGCTGACCACCGGCTACCGCCAGATATTAAGCCAATCCAGAAAATCCAGCCCCCAGGACCGGGAGTATGTGGTCAAGAGGCTGGAGGCGGCCCGGTTCATCGTCCGGATGATAGAGCAGCGCCGCCGGACCATGAGCCGGATAATGCAGGCCATCATCCAAAGGCAGACGGAGTTCCTGGACAAGGGCATCAGGTACCTCAAGCCCCTGACCATGAAGCTGATAGCCCAGGACATCGAGATGCATGAATCCACCGTCAGCCGGGCGGTGCACAACAAATACGTGATCACCCCCAACGGGATGCTGCCGGTGAAATATTTCTTCGGGGTGGGGCTGAAGTCCGATTCCGGGGAGGATTCCGCCAAATCGATCAAGGACACCATCGCCGAAATGATCAGGCAGGAGATCTCCCAAAAACCCTTAAGCGACCAGGAGATCGCCGATAAGCTGAGCCGCCAGGGGATCACCATCGCCAGGCGGACGGTGGCCAAGTACCGCGAGGAGCTGAAGATACTTCCCACCAAATACCGCCGGGAAAAAAGATGA